The nucleotide window AATTACCGGCTTCAGCCACATACTTTCCCTTATACGTAAAACTATCTTTTTCAACAAACTTCCCAGCCCCTTTTGTTACCAACTCTTTCCTTACTTATTTAGACCATTTGGGGTTTGTTTAATCCTTTCTATTATATTTATTAGAGTTCCTGTTATATTTCCCATAAGCTCTTTTTTTACTTTTATCCTCTTATATAGAGAGACAAGAAGCTCGAACCTATAGTTAGCTTTACTGGTAAAAATAATAACGCAACAATGAAGCTATCCTTCTTTGTTGCTTTTACTTCCTCTTCCATTATTCCTTTTTTTTCAAGTCCTTCATGCTGGTCTTTTTCATCGACGAAACCATGGACATATACAGCAGGAAAGCTTGAAAATAAACGCTCAGTGGAATATTCTTAGATGTATACTTCATATTTAAGGATGGGATTAACCTGCGTATCAATAAATTCATCAGCGAAACTGGTAAAACGTCAAGACGTGGCGCAGACCGGCTCATTGAGGAAGGGCGCGTGTCAATCAATGGGAAGGTTGCGAGGATCGGCAGCCAGGTTGAGCCCGGAGATGTCGTTCGCCTGAATGGCGAAGAAATCAGGGTCGCGCAAAACTATGTATATATTGCTTTGAATAAACCAGTCGGAATCACCAGCACAACGGAAAGACATGTGAAGGGCAATATCATTGACCTTGTTAACCACCCGCTAAGAATCTTTAACATCGGACGGCTTGATAAGGATTCCGAAGGCTTAATTCTTCTTACAAATGACGGAGATATCGTCAATGAAATTCTCCGGGCTGAAAATAAGCATGAAAAGGAATATATTGTTTCTGTGGACAAGCCTGTCACTTCAGAATTCGTCAAGGCTATGTCAGAAGGCGTGAGAATCCTCGGAACGAAAACATTACCTGCAAAGGTGGTCCAACTATCAAAATACGAGTTCAATATCATATTGACACAGGGGTTGAACAGGCAGATCCGCCGCATGTGTGAAACCCTCGGATATCAAGTCGTCAGGCTGCAACGCATCAGAATCATGAATATCCACCTTGGAAACCTTCCAATTGGTCAATGGCGTGACCTGTCGAAAAAAGAGAAAAAACAGCTTTTCAGCGACTTGAATTACGAGCCTAAAGAATGGTAAAAGGATGAGCGACTCCGCCTCATCCTTTTTGTTTTAAATTGATGCTGCTCAGGGCTGGTCTTCATTTCTCAGCAATTTGAGGAACAACTTTACGCGGTCAAGGTAGACAACCATAGCGAAAAGGCTGAATCCACACACTGCCAGCAGCAGCCAAACGGGCAATTTTTCAAGCAGGTACCCAAACAGGATAAATCCTAATGGTGTCATCCCACTTGACCCTGTTTCAAAAATAATACTTTTTCAATGTTGCTGGCATGGATGAATGAAGTATGGTCTAATAATCACATAACGATATAGCTGATTGGGGTTTTTTTAGATGAACAAAAATAGTACGAATTTGTTAAACGAAGATGAACTTACCACAATCCTGCTCGCTGCTAATGAAATCATTATGTACGGAGGAAAAGTCCTGCTTGGCAAGATTCTTTCAGGCTCCAAGGATAAGAGGATTTATACAGCTGACCTCCATCACTCCCCTATGTATGGAGCATTTGCGGACATAAAACAAAAAGAAGTCATAGAGAAGGTTGAATGGGTGATCGCTAATGGCTACCTGACAACAGACGAAAGGCTCTCCCTACTTATGTATACAGACAAAGGCTGGGACTTTGTTAAAGATGAACTGGCAAAGAGTATTTACACTGAGTTCGCTCTGGCTGCTGAATTTGGGAGATATGAGTATGTGCAATTCATCCTTGGCCAGCATCCAGAATTAAAAATGGATCTGCTCGATCTCATTGAAGAGAGGAGCAGCAAGGAACTAATCGACATCCTGATTGAGTGGCTGGAGCTTGAGAATTTCAAACCTATTCCAGAAAGAATCCGTGAAGTCTTACAGGCACTGGACAAAGATATCTCACACAACCCGCATGTCACTCATGAAATAAACTCTTTTGAGGCAAATAAAAATTGGCTTATGATTCCTGCCGAAATCCGCCAGATGCTAGTCCGGAACGTTTTTTGCGGACATTGCAAAGACACCGTGCAAATCGAAAAATATGTCATCAAGACCTTGCGCGATACTGTTGTGCTTGAAGGAAAATGCAAAAACTGCGGCAATTCGGTCGCAAGAGTGATTGATTAATGGTACCTTGCATGAAAAAACTCAGATGAAATTGGATATTTAAAAACACGGTGGAAACCTCTCCACCGTGTTTGCTTTTGAATAGGGCTATGAATCCCGATATTCCTGACTTTTTGAATATATTCCTTAGTCCAGGTTGTTTATTCCTGACTTTTTGAATATATTCCTTAGTTCAGGCTGTTTATTCCTGACTTTTTGAATATATTCCTGAATCTAAAAACCACAGTATATTCCTGTTTAATGTTTATCATTATTTTCCCTTCTTACCTCATGCCTGCTGATATACAGCCACATTGCCATATAAGTCAGGAATAGCAAAACAAGAAACACTGGTGCTGACAACACATTCTGTATCAACAATTTTAGCCACCTCTTTTACTTTAGGCTGTCCAGCGGGAACGGAAAAAATAAATAGAAAATAACCGCTAACAGGATAGATATAATCCAGGCAATCACCGGTTTCCGATAATGTATCCGCAGGATCACAAACAAAATCAAATTCAGCCAAATGTTGTGCCAACTGTTCCAGCCATTGTCGTATACAAACATCCCTTTATGCGCGAATAAAGCCTCAATGATTGTGTAAAAGGTTACCCATGTGCCGACATAAATGAACTGGTTCCTTCTTGTTGAAGGAAATCGCTGCAGATAAATGACCAGTCCGACCGGACAAATGAAGAATGTGAATGCAATGTTGATGATCGAGTGATTCAGCCAATCAGCTGTTATTCCACGGAATGCCCATAAAGTGTGATTATAGTAAAGAGTGTTGTAGAGCAGATTGACCATTATAAAAAATAGTATAGTTGAGTATTGTTTTTTCCATTGTGACCAATCAACAAATTTATAAGCGAAAAAAATCCAGACTGCCATCACCAATAATAAATACATGCTTCTCTCTCCCCGAAAATACTGATTTTATCAGTTATTTCCAGCCGAAGAGTTTTTATACAATTCAAAAAGACCTGATACAGAATAGTCAGGTCTCACTAAAAGGTTAGTTAGCTAGAAACAATAGAAAGGACTTTAAAAAGTTTTCTCTGCTTCCGGTAAAGCTCTTGCGCTTCTTCAATGGTGATTCCAGCAAAACGGATTTTTGCTCCAGGCATTGCCTGGGCAAGCAGAGGAAGATCGACAGAAATTACTGTGGCAATCCTTGCGTAGCCGCCTGTCGTCTGTCGTTCTGCCATCAAAATGATTGGCTGCCCGTTAGAAGGTACCTGGATTCCTCCTGCCGGAATAGCATCAGAAATAATATCAGCTCCGTCAATGTGGTTAAGTTCTGGGCCTGCAAGGCGATAGCCCATCCTGTTTGACTGGGGTGATATCGTGTATTCATTTGATAAAAATCGCTTGATGGCATCAGGATGAAATTTTTCCAGATGAGGGCCGAGAATCACCCGTATTTCAATCTGGGCATGATATTCAGGAATAAAGTCTTTATGTAAAAAGCGATTATTCCGGACAAAAGGCATTCCCTGTACAAAATCCCCTGCATCTAGTGCCCGGCCATCAAAACCGCCCATCGTGCCATTGATAAATGTGGACTTGCTGCCTAGCACGAGCGGGACATCAATTCCACCGGCAAAGCCAATGTACGCCCTTGCCCCGCTTTCCACTTTACCGAAAGACAGAATATCTCCTTTTCTAAAAACAAAGCTTTTCCACATCGATACTTTTTTCTTGTTCACCATTGGCTGCAGATTCCCGCCGCAAATGGCCATCGACACATCCTTCAATGCTTCAAGACTGGGTCCCATCATCGTAGCTTCCAGCCCTGCTTCATGAAGAGGATTCCCGACCAGGAGATTGGCCATTTGCAAAGAATAGGAATCCAGCGCTCCAGAAGGACTGATGCCATACTGCTGAAAACCTGTTCTGCCTAAATCCTGTACTGTTGTCTGCAGGCCCGGTTTTAAGACTTTTAACAAGGGTTTCGTCATAGAGAATCCCAACCTCTGCCGACTTCTACTCCTTCAGCCTTTAATGCCTCATTCAATTTAACTGCAAAGTCGAGTGCCCTAGGTTCATCTCCGTGGATGCAAATTGTGTCTGCCTTGATTTCAATGTCTGTCCCGTCAACTGCCTCAACTCTTCCTTCACGTACCATCCGGATCACCCTGTTGATTGCTAATTCAGGATCGTGAATGATCGGGTTTGTATGTGAACGGGGCGTCAACGAGCCATCAGGCTGATAGGTTCGGTCAGCAAACACTTCTTGGGCCACCTGCAGGCCATGTTCCTTTCCAGCTTTCACTAGTGAGCTGCCTGCGAGACCGAATAAAACAAGAGCAGGATTAACATCTGCCACTGCACACGCAACAGCATCCGCGATTAATTTATCCTTCGCAGCCATATTATACAGTGCGCCATGCGGCTTTACATGACCTACTTTTGTGCCACAAGTCTTCGCTATCGCTGAAAGAGCGCCAATCTGGTACACAGTCAGATTGTAGATCTCCTCAGCACTCAGCTTCATTTCTCTCCTGCCGAAACCATGCAGATCTGGAAAGCCAGGGTGTGCGCCAATCCTCACTCCATGTGCTTCTCCCATTTTCACCGTTTCCATCATGACATTATGGTTGCCTGCATGATAGCCGCAGGCGATATTGGCAGAAGTGATATGCTTTAACACTTCACCGTCATTGCCAATTTTAAATAATCCATAGCTTTCACCTAAATCACAGTTAAGATCAACAAACAACACTTCCCTCACCTCTTTTCAAACCTGTCTACCTGGTATGTATCACCCATTTGTTTTATCGTTAAAAATTGCTCCTCACTGATTGGCACAAATTTAATATAATGACCTGAACTGAAAAAGAATGGTTCCTCCTTCTCCGGCGAAAACAAGGTAACAGGAGTCGTACCAATAATCCTCCATCCTGAAGGAACGTCTGCAGGATAAATCCCTGTTTGATTCCCGCCAATCCCGACAGCACCGGGCATCACATTTTGCCTTGGCTGATCAAGCCTCGGCACCGCCAGCGTTTCAGGCAAGCCTCCCAGATACGGAAACCCAGGCATGAATCCCATCATATAGATGAGGTATTCTCTATTTGCGTGAAGATTGATGACCTCCTGCTCGTCCAGGCCA belongs to Mesobacillus subterraneus and includes:
- a CDS encoding 5-oxoprolinase subunit PxpA, translated to MLFVDLNCDLGESYGLFKIGNDGEVLKHITSANIACGYHAGNHNVMMETVKMGEAHGVRIGAHPGFPDLHGFGRREMKLSAEEIYNLTVYQIGALSAIAKTCGTKVGHVKPHGALYNMAAKDKLIADAVACAVADVNPALVLFGLAGSSLVKAGKEHGLQVAQEVFADRTYQPDGSLTPRSHTNPIIHDPELAINRVIRMVREGRVEAVDGTDIEIKADTICIHGDEPRALDFAVKLNEALKAEGVEVGRGWDSL
- the pxpB gene encoding 5-oxoprolinase subunit PxpB, yielding MEYAISPLGDLAVVLSFGNEINEKTNGRIQLFVSKLEKEKIKGIVEWVPAYTSLTIYYQPDVIAYDDLKAELERVNLSPVKSKTDRPLVYEIPVCYGGEWGQDLAYVADYHGLDEQEVINLHANREYLIYMMGFMPGFPYLGGLPETLAVPRLDQPRQNVMPGAVGIGGNQTGIYPADVPSGWRIIGTTPVTLFSPEKEEPFFFSSGHYIKFVPISEEQFLTIKQMGDTYQVDRFEKR
- the rluF gene encoding 23S rRNA pseudouridine(2604) synthase RluF, with protein sequence MRINKFISETGKTSRRGADRLIEEGRVSINGKVARIGSQVEPGDVVRLNGEEIRVAQNYVYIALNKPVGITSTTERHVKGNIIDLVNHPLRIFNIGRLDKDSEGLILLTNDGDIVNEILRAENKHEKEYIVSVDKPVTSEFVKAMSEGVRILGTKTLPAKVVQLSKYEFNIILTQGLNRQIRRMCETLGYQVVRLQRIRIMNIHLGNLPIGQWRDLSKKEKKQLFSDLNYEPKEW
- a CDS encoding RQC-minor-1 family DNA-binding protein → MNKNSTNLLNEDELTTILLAANEIIMYGGKVLLGKILSGSKDKRIYTADLHHSPMYGAFADIKQKEVIEKVEWVIANGYLTTDERLSLLMYTDKGWDFVKDELAKSIYTEFALAAEFGRYEYVQFILGQHPELKMDLLDLIEERSSKELIDILIEWLELENFKPIPERIREVLQALDKDISHNPHVTHEINSFEANKNWLMIPAEIRQMLVRNVFCGHCKDTVQIEKYVIKTLRDTVVLEGKCKNCGNSVARVID
- a CDS encoding CBO0543 family protein, producing the protein MYLLLVMAVWIFFAYKFVDWSQWKKQYSTILFFIMVNLLYNTLYYNHTLWAFRGITADWLNHSIINIAFTFFICPVGLVIYLQRFPSTRRNQFIYVGTWVTFYTIIEALFAHKGMFVYDNGWNSWHNIWLNLILFVILRIHYRKPVIAWIISILLAVIFYLFFPFPLDSLK
- a CDS encoding biotin-dependent carboxyltransferase family protein, translated to MTKPLLKVLKPGLQTTVQDLGRTGFQQYGISPSGALDSYSLQMANLLVGNPLHEAGLEATMMGPSLEALKDVSMAICGGNLQPMVNKKKVSMWKSFVFRKGDILSFGKVESGARAYIGFAGGIDVPLVLGSKSTFINGTMGGFDGRALDAGDFVQGMPFVRNNRFLHKDFIPEYHAQIEIRVILGPHLEKFHPDAIKRFLSNEYTISPQSNRMGYRLAGPELNHIDGADIISDAIPAGGIQVPSNGQPIILMAERQTTGGYARIATVISVDLPLLAQAMPGAKIRFAGITIEEAQELYRKQRKLFKVLSIVSS